From Penicillium psychrofluorescens genome assembly, chromosome: 6, one genomic window encodes:
- a CDS encoding uncharacterized protein (ID:PFLUO_008983-T1.cds;~source:funannotate): MPVLQPRGRSDSRASALSRRGPMNSDIPVAAEDLLDQSPRTALDSSSPGRTGAEASSSYTNNSSLRTPGRSFHHRTYHPTLDSAHYASTGLREQTAELATYGLSLNKGSLGRRDRTSLPPSLDIFQTREGLMRDSSSGSYPAVDEEEESLDAGSASVGRGSTSSALTEMIRRPSTGASDDGAVIEDNSFPPLPTILDEDEPEPLSLSNERTSLLSKTRTKSSGNYGLVNDVESQGGSTPPSSNAFIKGVSKIAKPIRILSNPKAWNRRTMWREGVVYPISLLPAVLLGLLLNILDALSYGMILFPLGEPLFADLGSDGISMFYVSTIIAQVVFSSGGSIFKGGIGSEMIEVVPFFHSMAFTIMNRIGKDNPQSVLATTILAFSVSSVITGLVFFLMGISGLGSLIGFFPRHILIGCIGGVGYFLLQTGVEVSARLPGSLEYNLQTLQKLFHLDTFPLWMIPLFLALGLLVLKRFVRSNFLVGAYFIAVAAVFYIAIVSARVSMDALRQNGWVFDAPSSNNPWYHFYTLYDFSAVDWAAFADTIPAMFALTFFGVLHVPINVPALGISTGEDNLNVDRELMAHGVTNALSGFAGSIQNYLVYTNSLLFIASGGESRLAGLMLAAATAGVLVVGPVIIGFIPVMVVGALIFLLGIELLQEALVDTWGKLTRLEYLTVVIIVVTMGAWDFVSGILVGIVLACVNFVVQTSRKSAIRATYSGEVAGSTVRRPPIQQQFLHEAGQQTLVMKLGGYLFFGTIVNVESTMRGLIEEEAFKQRPIRFLILDFSRVYGLDFSAAEAFTRINRILLKRSVQTAISGLNVEGDVGKSLQNVGLFDPETGVPIFEDLNSALEFCENDYLKVLYNRQEALLSKSDSTTTLLQVPVPVPPASQHQQQTTNPSLSDTIVSSPRGQYLQRVATTTIREHETTAMMAAPAWSAMRQPLPLLLQTFQGLSSQTEDFWFPICPYFSRESFPASTVLYHEGDVPHSFYLLESGMLRAEYDLPQGRYFELVVAGRPCGELPFFSDTRRTATVKAECDCVAWCLSAEKWRELQEKEPRAARELLTICLKLTTERMDSITSYVLTMAA; encoded by the exons ATGCCCGTGCTCCAACCTCGCGGCCGCAGCGACTCGCGCGCATCAGCCCTGTCCCGCCGAGGCCCCATGAACTCCGACATTCCGGTCGCAGCAGAGGACCTGCTCGACCAGTCGCCCCGTACGGCGCTGGACAGCAGCTCCCCAGGACGCACGGGAGCCGAAGCCTCCTCCAGCTACACGAATAATTCGAGCCTGCGCACTCCCGGCCGATCATTCCACCACCGCACCTATCACCCAACCCTCG ACTCAGCCCATTATGCCTCCACCGGCCTCCGCGAACAGACCGCCGAGCTAGCGACATACGGTCTTTCGCTGAATAAAGGCTCTCTCGGCAGACGAGATCGCACGAGCTTACCCCCGAGTCTAGATATATTTCAAACCCGGGAGGGTCTCATGCGTGACTCTTCCAGTGGCTCGTACCCCGctgttgatgaggaggaagaatCCCTCGATGCTGGATCTGCTTCTGTGGGCAGGGGCTCGACTTCGTCCGCATTGACGGAGATGATACGTCGCCCTTCGACCGGTGCGAGTGACGATGGGGCTGTGATCGAGGATAATTCGTTTCCTCCACTGCCTACCAttctggatgaggatgagccGGAGCCTCTGAGTCTGAGCAACGAGCGTACTTCACTGCTGTCCAAAACGAGGACTAAGTCTTCGGGCAATTATGGCCTGGTGAATGACGTGGAGAGCCAGGGTGGTTCTACCCCTCCGTCGTCGAACGCATTTATTAAAGGCGTGTCAAAAATCGCAAAGCCCATTCGAATACTCTCCAACCCGAAGGCATGGAATAGGCGCACAATGTGGAGAGAGGGCGTGGTGTATCCGATCAGTCTGCTTCCGGCGGTACTGCTTGGCCTTTTACTCAACATCCTGGACGCTCTATCCTACGGCATGATCTTGTTCCCGCTAGGGGAACCGCTCTTTGCCGACCTGGGCTCAGACGGCATCTCCATGTTTTACGTCAgcaccatcatcgcccaggTAGTCTTTTCCTCCGGCGGCTCCATCTTCAAAGGAGGAATCGGCAGCGAGATGATCGAGGTCGTTCCATTCTTCCATTCAATGGCGTTTACCATCATGAACAGAATCGGCAAGGATAACCCCCAATCAGTCCTTGCAACCACCATCCTAGCCTTCTCCGTCAGCTCCGTCATAACCGGtctggtcttcttcctgatGGGAATATCCGGGCTGGGCTCGCTGATCGGATTCTTCCCGCGACATATCCTCATCGGTTGCATTGGCGGTGTCGGCTACTTCTTGCTTCAAACTGGAGTCGAGGTCTCGGCGCGACTGCCTGGCTCGCTCGAGTACAATCTCCAGACCTTACAGAAACTCTTTCATCTTGATACTTTCCCTCTTTGGATGATACCCTTGTTCCTTGCGctcggtcttcttgttctGAAGCGATTCGTTCGGTCGAATTTCCTTGTCGGTGCATATTTCATTGCGGTCGCGGCTGTGTTTTACATTGCTATTGTCAGTGCCAGGGTGTCTATGGATGCTCTGCGCCAGAATGGATGGGTGTTCGATGCGCCTTCCTCCAATAACCCTTGGTACCACTTTTATACCCTTTATG ATTTCTCTGCGGTGGATTGGGCCGCCTTTGCAGACACCATTCCCGCAATGTTTGCCCTGACCTTCTTCGGCGTGCTTCACGTCCCAATCAATGTGCCCGCTCTAGGTATCTCTACCGGAGAGGACAATCTCAACGTGGACAGAGAGCTCATGGCCCACGGTGTGACGAATGCACTATCAGGATTTGCAGGTAGCATTCAG AACTACCTGGTGTATACCAACAGTCTTCTTTTCATTGCTAGCGGCGGGGAGTCTCGGCTCGCCGGTCTGATGCTTGCTGCGGCAACTGCGGGGGTTCTTGTCGTTGGTCCCGTCATCATTGGCTTTATTCCGGTGATGGTTGTAGGCGCCCTGATCTTCTTATTGGGTATCGAGCTGCTACAGGAAGCTCTCGTGGACACATGGGGTAAATTAACTCGACTTGAATATCTGACA GTGGTTATCATTGTAGTCACAATGGGCGCTTGGGATTTCGTTAGCGGAATCCTAGTCGGTATCGTTCTGGCATGCGTGAACTTTGTGGTCCAAACATCTCGCAAATCCGCCATCCGAGCCACGTACTCGGGGGAAGTCGCAGGGTCCACCGTGCGCCGGCCACCTATTCAGCAGCAATTCCTCCACGAAGCTGGACAGCAGACCCTCGTCATGAAGCTGGGCGGCTATTTGTTCTTCGGGACAATAGTAAACGTCGAGAGTACTATGCGCGGACTgatcgaagaggaagcaTTCAAGCAGCGACCCATCCGCTTCCTGATCCTGGACTTTTCCCGAGTCTACGGACTTGATTTCTCAGCCGCCGAAGCTTTCACCCGCATCAATCGGATCCTGCTCAAGCGCAGTGTCCAGACTGCTATCTCCGGACTGAACGTGGAAGGAGACGTGGGCAAGAGTCTGCAGAATGTAGGTCTCTTCGATCCCGAGACTGGTGTGCCTATTTTTGAGGACCTCAACTCCGCCCTCGAGTTCTGCGAGAATGATTACCTCAAAGTCCTCTACAATCGTCAAGAAGCTCTCCTCTCCAAATCTGACAGCACCACAACCCTCCTCCAAGTCCCTGTCCCCGTCCCGCCAGCGTcacaacaccaacaacaaACCACCAACCCAAGCCTATCAGATACCATCGTCAGTTCCCCACGCGGGCAATACCTGCAGCGCGTCGCAACAACCACAATCCGTGAACACGAAACAACAGCAATGATGGCTGCACCCGCCTGGTCCGCCATGCGCCAACCACTccccctccttcttcaaACCTTCCAAGGCCTCTCCTCCCAAACAGAAGACTTCTGGTTCCCCATCTGCCCCTACTTCTCCCGCGAATCCTTCCCGGCCTCGACAGTCCTCTACCACGAAGGCGATGTCCCGCACTCCTTCTACCTACTAGAGTCCGGCATGCTGCGCGCCGAGTACGATCTTCCGCAGGGCCGGTACTTTGAGCTCGTAGTTGCGGGCCGGCCGTGCGGCGAACTGCCGTTTTTCAGTGATACTCGTCGCACGGCGACCGTTAAGGCGGAATGCGATTGTGTGGCGTGGTGCCTTTCTGCGGAGAAGTGGAGGGAACTCCAAGAGAAAGAGCCCAGAGCTGCAAGGGAGTTACTTACCATTTGTTTGAAGTTGACTACGGAGCGCATGGATAGTATTACCTC ATACGTTCTGACCATGGCGGCTTGA
- a CDS encoding uncharacterized protein (ID:PFLUO_008984-T1.cds;~source:funannotate) translates to MATKFKEYIFAPEDRTVKCASLYATNGDVKNPDTLCTNNHNSKSVVLGQNSSITLDFGKNIAGTVDFDIRSVSGSDEYIGFSFTESSMWISPYHCDAAASATYDSPLWFKIPQKGRYHADKYHQRGGFRYMSIWHNSTGSVSLGDLSVNFTASPEMESLRDYQGYFNSDSEKLNRVWYAGAYTNQLCTADPTTGNALGVSGTDWYFNATIASETFLVYFFST, encoded by the coding sequence ATGGCAACCAAGTTCAAAGAATACATTTTTGCCCCAGAAGACCGCACCGTGAAGTGTGCTTCTTTGTATGCCACTAACGGCGACGTCAAGAACCCCGATACACTCTGTACCAACAACCACAATTCCAAGAGTGTAGTCTTGGGTCAAAACTCCTCCATCACCCTTGATTTTGGCAAGAATATAGCTGGTACTGTCGACTTCGATATCCGCTCCGTCTCCGGTTCGGATGAATACATTGGGTTCAGTTTCACCGAAAGCTCCATGTGGATTAGCCCCTACCACTGCGACGCAGCGGCAAGTGCTACATACGACAGCCCACTGTGGTTCAAGATTCCTCAGAAAGGCCGATATCATGCTGATAAATATCATCAACGCGGTGGTTTTCGATATATGAGCATCTGGCACAATTCTACCGGATCTGTTTCCTTGGGCGATTTGTCAGTGAACTTTACTGCATCGCCAGAGATGGAGAGCCTGAGAGACTACCAAGGCTACTTCAATAGCGACAGCGAAAAGTTGAACCGTGTCTGGTACGCGGGTGCGTACACCAATCAGCTGTGCACTGCCGACCCAACTACAGGAAATGCCCTGGGTGTATCAGGCACTGATTGGTACTTCAATGCCACCATTGCTAGTGAGACCTTCCTTGTCTATTTCTTTTCCACCTAG
- a CDS encoding uncharacterized protein (ID:PFLUO_008985-T1.cds;~source:funannotate) gives MANVTSSNDWLRSGMGGHNVEASNQANAILYHTLDISLQLGEALGDHSLDNVWRSAMHGIKAAVNGQLWDPTHNLFFDNDANQTAAAVHPQDGNSWAIMAGLVDAKRAADISAALQNRWVRPYGAPAPEAGATVSPFASGFELQAHFLAGFPERSIDLIEFMWADFMLDDPRMTNSSLIEGYSTNGDLHYAPYSNDDRISHAHGWATSPTSSLTFYAAGLQIMSAAGKKWKMQPQLGGLKRVESGYQTPLGQFSALWKTDDSSGAVTGTFKTPSATSGTLILSCKPATVVVRGPNGIVKPTSSTDGLRFEDLPGGHYSVRLK, from the exons ATGGCAAACGTCACGAGTTCCAATGACTGGTTGCGATCCGGCATGGGAGGCCACAACGTCGAGGCAAGTAACCAA GCCAATGCAATCCTATACCATACTCTGGACATCAGCCTACAGCTTGGAGAAGCGCTTGGTGACCATAGCCTGGACAATGTCTGGAGATCAGCCATGCATGGAATCAAAGCTGCCGTGAACGGACAACTCTGGGATCCTACCCATAACCTTTTCTTCGACAACGATGCGAATCAAACCGCGGCTGCCGTCCACCCGCAAGATGGTAACTCATGGGCCATCATGGCCGGTCTTGTCGATGCCAAGCGGGCTGCCGACATCAGCGCGGCCCTTCAAAACCGATGGGTCAGGCCCTACGGTGCTCCGGCGCCAGAGGCCGGCGCGACCGTCTCCCCGTTCGCGAGTGGTTTCGAATTACAGGCGCACTTCCTGGCCGGATTCCCAGAGCGCTCTATTGATCTTATTGAGTTCATGTGGGCCGACTTCATGCTCGACGATCCGCGTATGACCAACAGTAGCCTGATCGAGGGTTACTCTACGAACGGAGATTTGCACTATGCGCCGTATAGTAATGACGATCGAATCAGTCACGCCCATGGCTGGGCCACTAGCCCGACATCAAGTCTGACTTTCTACGCGGCCGGTTTGCAGATCATGTCCGCGGCAGGAAAGAAATGGAAAATGCAGCCTCAACTTGGAGGTTTGAAACGAGTCGAAAGTGGTTACCAGACCCCACTAGGACAGTTTTCTGCCCTCTGGAAGACCGATGATAGCAGTGGCGCCGTGACTGGAACTTTCAAGACGCCCAGTGCGACATCAGGGACATTGATCTTGTCTTGCAAGCCGGCAACCGTGGTTGTGCGGGGACCCAATGGTATTGTTAAACCCACTTCATCTACAGACGGGTTGAGGTTCGAGGACCTGCCAGGAGGCCACTATAGCGTTCGCCTGAAGTAG
- a CDS encoding uncharacterized protein (ID:PFLUO_008986-T1.cds;~source:funannotate): protein MLMSRILDLDKQSLSYAGVFGMMEDLQLHGTQFSWLGSIFYVGQLVAEFPAMYLMSRLPLAKFVAVIVILWGAICMCLAAATTFRSFMGARFALGLAEGAVSPAFVTLTSIWYKKKEHPLRIGLWISCNGLAQIVGALMMYGLGHKKMAIAQWKAMFIICGALTAFLGILFFFLMPAGPETAWFLNPQERLIATQRMQTETEGGDQTDFSIPQLKEAMTDIRAYLSFLFGVLMTLPAPVIAVSLQFLKWI, encoded by the exons ATGCTGATGTCCCGCATTTTAGACCTCGACAAGCAGAGCCTCAGTTATGCTGGTGTATTTGGTATGATGGAAGATTTACAACTTCACGGAACTCAGTTCTCCTGGTTGGGGTCTATTTTTTACGTTGGGCAATTGGTGGCAGAGTTTCCGGCCATGTACCTGATGAGCCGCTTGCCTCTTGCGAAATTTGTTGCTGTCATAGT AATTCTATGGGGTGCCATCTGCATG TGTCTGGCAGCTGCAACGACTTTCCGTTCGTTTATGGGTGCTCGATTTGCCCTAGGATTGGCTGAAGGTGCCGTCTCGCCTGCCTTTGTGACTCTCACCAGTATTTGGTATAAGAAGAAGGAGCACCCATTGCGCATTGG TTTATGGATCAGCTGCAATGGACTGGCTCAAATCGTCGGCGCTTTGATGATGTATGGTCTCGGTCACAAGAAAATGGCCATTGCCCAATGGAAAGCTATGTTCATCATCTGTGGTGCTCTTACGGCCTTTCTTGgcattctttttttcttcttgatgcCAGCTGGTCCCGAAACAGCTTGGTTTCTCAACCCTCAGGAGCGACTGATAGCAACGCAGCGTATGCAAACAGAAACTGAAGGGGGCGACCAGACAGATTTCTCTATTCCACAGTTGAAAGAAGCGATGACGGATATCCGGGCCTATCTGAGCTTCCTGTTTGGTGTTCTCATGACACTACCTGCGCCAGTTATTGCGGTAAGTCTGCAGTTTCTTAAATGGATCTAG
- a CDS encoding uncharacterized protein (ID:PFLUO_008987-T1.cds;~source:funannotate), with protein sequence MGGGGVASPTDQVQHLQFSDEEIKAIVTVANNAGTYVTSHAYTPQAIQQAIRQGVKGIEHGNLLDEKTAMMMKDYGVFLTPTLVTYATMAAPEFSGFLPPVSAKKNREVLDKGLHALGLASKIGVDICFGTDLLGPLHYAQSKEFAIRSTVQSTLEILRSATTTPARMMGKDSFLGQVAPGFAADLLILNANPLDDISVFDRPDDHLLAILKEGRVVTSRWNVLEVEAGPLSKIE encoded by the coding sequence atgggaggtggtggggTTGCTAGTCCAACGGACCAGGTACAACACCTTCAGTTCTCCGATGAGGAAATAAAGGCAATTGTCACAGTGGCCAATAATGCGGGGACATACGTTACCAGCCACGCGTATACGCCGCAGGCGATCCAGCAGGCCATTAGGCAGGGAGTCAAAGGGATCGAACAcggcaatctcctcgatgaaAAAACGGcaatgatgatgaaggaCTACGGCGTCTTTCTTACTCCCACTTTAGTGACTTATGCGACCATGGCTGCTCCAGAGTTCAGCGGATTCCTTCCCCCAGTCTCTGCAAAAAAGAACCGCGAAGTCTTGGACAAAGGCTTACATGCTCTGGGGCTCGCCAGTAAGATTGGGGTGGATATCTGCTTTGGTACGGATCTACTAGGGCCCTTGCATTACGCCCAGAGTAAGGAGTTCGCCATTCGGAGTACTGTACAGTCAACGTTGGAAATTCTTCGAAGCGCTACCACCACTCCTGCCCGGATGATGGGAAAGGATAGCTTCCTCGGTCAGGTTGCGCCTGGGTTTGCCGCTGACTTGCTCATTTTGAACGCAAACCCTCTGGACGATATCTCTGTGTTTGATCGGCCTGATGACCATTTGCTGGCAATTCTCAAGGAAGGCCGTGTCGTGACTTCACGTTGGAATGTATTGGAGGTCGAAGCAGGCCCACTGTCAAAAATTGAATAA
- a CDS encoding uncharacterized protein (ID:PFLUO_008988-T1.cds;~source:funannotate) → MEPGGGPAPLRKACQNCTIAKRRCIVKLPRCARCSAKSLDCSYDLEPLPSESRERQPPMWKRTRAGSEGPVHCLLQRLSSQGDNPPPAIVRMHEDREGIEYVVWILSIIPNLVVTNVPSVFIHPKRRLSLGENPLVTAVDNLRRKPNLGPSNESFQHLLRIDPTNGPLDDALTAVQALMLYMVAFMFSGDTATQNATKPYFCRLSNWIDTLEMRAHDITTQGLTPWQGWLFGESTRRTILAAHIFICVFNRHQYELSDKKVWMEALPFDGRFGLWLAETPQAWIASAGEKRGQDVQTKLVSWHEFSTNRPVIPMGPDGDMFMSMMLVSHNGKTEL, encoded by the coding sequence ATGGAACCCGGCGGAGGACCAGCGCCTCTGCGCAAAGCCTGCCAGAATTGCACCATTGCCAAACGGCGATGCATTGTGAAACTTCCTCGCTGCGCGCGGTGCTCTGCGAAAAGCCTCGATTGCAGCTATGACCTGGAGCCGTTACCGTCAGAATCAAGGGAGAGACAGCCACCGATGTGGAAACGGACCAGAGCGGGCAGCGAAGGACCTGTGCATTGCTTGCTTCAGCGGCTGTCGTCGCAGGGAGATAATCCACCGCCAGCCATTGTGCGCATGCACGAAGACAGAGAGGGCATAGAGTATGTCGTCTGGATTTTGTCCATTATTCCAAATCTCGTGGTGACGAATGTTCCATCGGTATTCATACACCCCAAGCGACGTTTGTCACTTGGGGAGAACCCTCTTGTCACTGCCGTGGATAACCTCCGCCGAAAACCAAACTTGGGTCCGTCAAATGAATCTTTTCAGCACTTGCTTCGTATCGACCCAACGAATGGTCCTTTGGATGACGCCTTGACTGCGGTGCAGGCGTTGATGCTATACATGGTGGCGTTCATGTTTAGCGGCGACACAGCCACTCAGAATGCGACGAAACCATATTTCTGCCGCTTGTCGAATTGGATCGACACTCTTGAGATGCGCGCGCATGATATCACCACTCAAGGTTTGACTCCATGGCAAGGATGGCTCTTCGGCGAAAGCACTCGACGCACTATTCTCGCGGCACATATCTTTATCTGTGTCTTTAATAGACACCAGTACGAGCTATCTGACAAGAAGGTTTGGATGGAAGCTCTTCCCTTCGATGGACGTTTTGGGCTGTGGTTAGCTGAAACACCGCAAGCCTGGATTGCGTCAGCAGGTGAAAAGCGCGGTCAGGACGTGCAAACAAAACTAGTCTCCTGGCATGAGTTTAGTACAAACCGTCCAGTAATCCCAATGGGCCCCGATGGGGATATGTTCATGTCAATGATGCTGGTTTCACATAATGGGAAGACCGAGTTATGA
- a CDS encoding uncharacterized protein (ID:PFLUO_008989-T1.cds;~source:funannotate), whose product MGPALGPSLSSFAVRALGWRFASWELLIFAGPTYLLLLATVPETSGLTILYYRAKRLAEQRGDPTIKSEAQIKKEHLNFNALLWDALIKPWEINIKDPALLFTTLYFALIYGIYYTFFESFPLVFPVAYDFSPETTALIYLGAVPAGVLAVGLHSIYIKRVLPRLQDRTVGDLENHLVLGMIFSWLIPGGLFLYAWSARPSVHWIAPTLGFAILMFAMYFVTQSIFSYIPMIYPRYAASILAASSFARSVFAFAAILFAKPMFNALGVDGGVSLLAGLTVLCAVGLVFLWKFGKRLRERSRFAVG is encoded by the exons ATGGGACCAGCTTTGGGGCCATCCCTATCATCATTTGCTGTCAGGGCGCTCGGTTGGAGATTTGCAAGCTGGGAGCTGCTGATCTTCGCTGGACCTACCtacctcctgctcctcgccaCAGTGCCAGAGACATCGGGTCTCACCATCCTCTACTATCGCGCCAAGCGTTTGGCGGAGCAGAGGGGAGATCCAACAATCAAGTCCGAAGCCCAAATAAAGAAAGAGCATCTTAACTTCAATGCTCTCCTGTGGGATGCGCTCATCAAGCCATGGGAAATTAACATCAAAGATCCAGCTCTGTTATTTACTACCCTATATTTTGCGTTGATCTATGGTATATACTATACATTCTTTGAG TCTTTCCCCCTCGTATTTCCGGTCGCCTACGACTTCTCGCCGGAGACCACCGCTCTTATATACCTTGGTGCCGTTCCAGCGGGGGTTCTTGCGGTGGGCCTGCACTCTATCTATATCAAACGTGTGCTCCCCAGACTGCAAGATCGCACGGTTGGAGATTTGGAGAACCACCTTGTTCTCGGCATGATTTTTAGCTGGCTGATCCCGGGCGGCCTCTTCTTGTACG CCTGGTCTGCTCGCCCGTCTGTACACTGGATTGCTCCAACGCTAGGCTTCGCAATCCTGATGTTCGCGATGTACTTCGTCACGCAAAGCATCTTCTCATACATCCCGATGATCTACCCGCGATATGCCGCTAGCATACTTGCGGCCAGTAGCTTTGCCCGCAGTGTGTTCGCCTTTGCAGCGATTCTGTTTGCTAAGCCCATGTTCAATGCGCTAGGAGTGGATGGTGGAGTCAGTCTTCTTGCAGGGTTGACAGTTTTGTGCGCCGTGGGGCTAGTGTTTCTGTGGAAGTTCGGGAAGAGGCTTAGAGAGCGCAGTCGGTTTGCTGTTGGCTAA
- a CDS encoding uncharacterized protein (ID:PFLUO_008990-T1.cds;~source:funannotate), with product MTCSTTSEGPFLVSGRTAIVTGAGSGINLAFTRLLLSRGCNVVLADLSLRPEAKDLLTRYHSKDASPRAVFIETDVTSWPALVRMFDTALAEFGDFDMVCPGAGIYEPHWSSFWLPPESTESKDDPNSGHYALLDINLTHPVRTTQIAISHWLHPRPIQGQKLPTAASSRNPKRIIHIASVASQVPVFRAPLYGASKFAIQGFVRCLSQLEPLFGIRVNAVAPGLVQTPIWTEHPEKLINLDSSRDAWITPLEVAEAMLNCVESESRVGGTVVEVGARRTREIAVFNDPGPDPRPEAGMMSSNGAAGNEEVKKWLQDETVWGWPMTEKAAIS from the exons ATGACCTGCTCTACCACCTCAGAAGGACCGTTCTTAGTTTCCGGCAGAACAGCCATTGTCACCGGCGCCGGATCTG GTATCAACCTCGCCTTCACGAGACTACTTCTGTCTCGAGGGTGCAATGTCGTTCTGGCGGACCTGTCTCTGCGGCCGGAAGCGAAAGACCTTCTCACTCGTTACCATTCCAAAGATGCGTCGCCTCGCGCTGTTTTCATCGAAACCGATGTGACTTCTTGGCCGGCTCTCGTCCGCATGTTTGACACTGCACTTGCTGAGTTTGGCGATTTCGACATGGTCTGTCCTGGAGCCGGCATATACGAGCCGCACTGGTCTAGCTTTTGGCTACCCCCTGAATCCACAGAGAGCAAAGACGATCCTAATTCTGGACACTATGCTCTGCTAGACATTAACTTGACACATCCCGTCAGGACAACCCAGATCGCCATTTCACACTGGTTGCATCCTCGGCCGATTCAAGGACAGAAGCTCCCAACGGCGGCGTCATCCCGCAACCCCAAGCGTATCATCCATATTGCATCTGTGGCCTCTCAAGTGCCCGTCTTTAGGGCTCCACTTTACGGAGCATCCAAGTTCGCCATTCAAGGTTTCGTACGGTGTCTTTCGCAGCTTGAACCGTTGTTTGGGATCCGCGTCAACGCAGTCGCCCCTGGATTGGTCCAGACGCCTATCTGGACCGAGCATCCAGAAAAATTGATCAACTTGGATTCTTCTCGGGATGCCTGGATTACCCCTCTGGAAGTTGCAGAGGCCATGTTGAATTGTGTTGAGAGTGAATCGAGGGTTGGCGGTACAGTGGTCGAGGTCGGCGCAAGGCGCACGCGAGAAATTGCTGTTTTCAACGATCCAGGGCCCGACCCACGTCCAGAAGCAGGAATGATGTCAAGTAacggagctgctggaaatgaggaggtgaagaaATGGTTGCAGGATGAGACAGTTTGGGGCTGGCCGATGACAGAGAAGGCCGCGATAAGCTAG
- a CDS encoding uncharacterized protein (ID:PFLUO_008991-T1.cds;~source:funannotate), with protein MVLFLVPEMIASLNLRLVCASILVSFVVARVLFRRYATSIKDIPGPFWGSFSSLWVVYQLWKGHIEAETINLHKKHGYFVRIRDNEVSVSHPDAVRQLLHANIAKGPWYAIFSFPDYHYVNQMAELDPQRHLEKSRNVASGYTLSNIIQSEPYVDAVLELFIKHVDEHCNSGTPIELNHWFTYFAFDVVGEVTFSKSFGFVQTGTDVGNAIANTRALALYVSVMGHYTWFHNLTLGNPLLSRLGIQPSSHIFDTSLAAVKMRKENPKVRKDMMQQWLDTRAKYPDRMAENEIFAAAAVNVAAGADTVGATTQCLFYWLLHYPKHLRRLREELDTAQARGELSPVIQYNEAKKNPTLFGEDCNTFNPDRWLQGNTQRMDSFLIHWGAGYRQCTGRNLAHFQISKLAATLIRDFEFEQVDPKKEWEWTNHFSISPWGWPCKIRRRSIAG; from the exons ATGGTCCTTTTCTTGGTACCTGAAATGATTGCGTCGCTGAATCTACGCCTTGTTTGTGCTTCGATCCTCGTCAGCTTCGTTGTTGCCCGTGTCCTTTTTCGACGATACGCAACGTCAATCAAGGATATCCCCGGCCCATTTTGGGGGTCTTTCTCTAGTCTGTGGGTGGTGTATCAGCTATGGAAAGGCCACATCGAAGCAGAGACCATCAATCTCCACAAGAAGCATG GATATTTCGTTCGCATTCGGGATAATGAAGTCAGCGTCTCTCATCCGGATGCAGTGAGACAACTTCTCCATGCCAACATTGCGAAG GGCCCTTGGTATGCCATTTTCAGTTTTCCAGACTACCACTATGTCAACCAGATGGCAGAACTGGATCCTCAACGACACCTAGAGAAAAGCCGCAACGTTGCCTCGGGCTACACTCTTTCCAACATCATCCAATCCGAGCCATATGTCGATGCAGTCTTAGAGCTCTTCATTAAGCACGTGGACGAGCACTGCAATTCCGGCACCCCGATTGAATTAAACCATTGGTTTACCTATTTTGCATTTGACGTCGTGGGCGAGGTCACCTTTTCGAAATCTTTTGGCTTTGTTCAAACTGGCACGGACGTTGGAAATGCCATCGCAAACACTAGAGCCTTGGCTTTATATGTCTCAGTCATGGGTCACTATACCTGGTTCCATAACCTGACACTGGGTAACCCGCTCCTTAGCCGGCTGGGAATCCAGCCTTCCTCGCATATCTTTGATACCTCTCTTGCTGCGGTTAAAATGCGAAAAGAGAACCCCAAGGTGCGAAAAGATATGATGCAACAATGGCTCGACACCCGTGCCAAGTATCCCGACCGCATGGCTGAGAACGAGATAttcgctgctgctgccgttAATGTCGCTGCAGGAGCAGACACCGTCGGTGCCACGACGCAATGTCTTTTCTACTGGCTACTTCATTACCCTAAGCACCTTCGTCGACTACGTGAGGAGCTTGACACTGCCCAGGCTCGCGGGGAACTTTCGCCTGTTATTCAATACAATGAGGCGAAGAA AAACCCCACGCTGTTCGGCGAAGACTGCAACACCTTCAACCCAGACCGCTGGCTTCAGGGTAATACGCAAAGAATGGACTCATTCCTGATTCAC TGGGGAGCTGGATACAGACAGTGCACTGGGCGCAATCTCGCTCACTTCCAAATCAGCAAGCTTGCTGCCACCCTGATTCGGGACTTTGAATTTGAGCAAGTGGATCCGAAGAAAGAGTGGGAGTGGACGAATCatttctcgatctcgccgtGGGGATGGCCCTGCAAGATTCGGCGTCGCTCCATTGCGGGTTGA